Proteins co-encoded in one Paracrocinitomix mangrovi genomic window:
- a CDS encoding GAF domain-containing protein: MIDTTEVIETIDAANLEAWEMVRIEPAKALQIAKENLIRAQDLGYEKGIAWATGNIGAACTWMSEYEDALEYCFEAVDLLKACGEFKQEVQIHYYLSIVFYLLGDPEKQLEHCQTSYDRAVEIGDEQGQANALNGLGTCYYTNGQNKEAIDALKKGLILAEKVNDINLLGRINDGLGNSYLNLEQYEEALKYMNVALSFVEKTGVKQTLSYAHDGIGEIYTKLGNYPKALEHFNKSYQYRQEMGFKDGMGINKLHMAHSYQLAGDNLSAVQSYKDALLIGEELESKELIFKSHKGLSELYEDMGNLTLFVKHFKAYHSAQQDFITEKEGKKIKAFELKGRLDQIQKEKEALEKKNDELESYFNDVQILSKIGHEITSTLDIERIFQIIYERINSLMDATGVYIGICNVEENKLQVELAINEDKRDEYFEYSLDEDRLSNVVAKSGTPIHINDYDKEVKNYLPNGEAIIHAKPVSVVILPLMVKEEILGILYAQSFNKNAFSQHHFNLLQSFASYIAIALDNAMLYEQMDAKVKSRTDELEITYKNSELLNKIGQELISTLDFEDVFEKLYHNVNQLMDATVFGVRLYEKEKGQVNYLYEYERGERHGEIIVPITNLNNYSVWCIVNNKEVFINDNTVDYKNYVEEVMVVEGDFPYSLIFYPLRDGDEVLGCISVQSFEKNAYSQYHLSIVKTLAQYTVLALKNARSYELMEEKVNERTAEITKTYENTKVLSEIGKNITSQLSIENILNIAYDSINEMMDAEGFGIGILNKEEDSLYFPTYIESGERLDAAYYSLNEENRLASICFNKDEEIIINDFENDAAKWIKNYVAPKIGRSVNSLIYLPLYSKGKKIGVITVQSFKNNSYSEYEVNMLRSIGVYSAIALDNAKLYENMEEIVKERTAEIIEQKEEIEQSYQNTRLISQINKDIAQSITIPQLIDSVYENINSIMDATGFGIGVYYEELERIRMIGYIEKGEKLPDFEYDVKDERLAPWCFNNQQEIYIQDYGVEYVNYIKGIQAPVSGKDSASIIYLPLFSKEKIVGILTVQSFEKFAYTDYDMDILRGLAANIGSAIENAMLYENLEEKVKERTAEVVKQKEQIEKASENTRLISEIGKEIAAELNSQDIITKVYERINSIMDASVFGIATYKPENNHLVFSGAMEKGVQLDDFSYSVDDERIANLCYKKSQEIIINDWSNDYKKYVSGDYQVSAGEKPESMIYMPLLSKDKKIGVITVQSFEKDVYSDYHLDILRTLSLYIASALENASLYMDMENRVKERTAEIEKAYQDTKLLSQISKAIVESLEVETIISSVYEHVNSLLDATCFGIGIYDDKSRKIAFPGFIENGKRMDDVVYSVDEDFLASNCFNKKEEIFIKDYNKEFNQFLDDDAEIVSGDETNSIIYLPLQANDREIGVMTVQSYKSNAYTEYHMDLLRSLATTVATALDNAMLYENLEEKVRERTLELSHQKEIIEEKNKHITDSIRYAKRIQDATLPSVSLVRSYLPESFVLFKPKDIVSGDFYWVEHVNDTVLFAVVDCTGHGVPGAFLSLIGHNSLNQIVNELGIYKPAEILYELDKIVYNTLQNDLEKTNIKDGMDMAICSLNLKTRELEFAGAYNPLYLIRDNELQEIKGDKLAIGSGQEDERYDNCEMVLEEGDRIYLFSDGYADQFGGPKGKKFKYSQFKELLVQINQKPMEEQHKLLNHYIEAWQGDLEQLDDVCVIGVRV, encoded by the coding sequence ATGATAGACACTACTGAAGTAATAGAAACAATTGATGCAGCCAACCTGGAAGCTTGGGAAATGGTTCGTATTGAGCCTGCTAAAGCTTTACAAATTGCCAAGGAAAACCTAATAAGAGCTCAAGATTTGGGCTATGAAAAAGGGATTGCCTGGGCTACCGGTAACATTGGTGCAGCTTGTACCTGGATGTCAGAGTATGAGGATGCGCTTGAATATTGTTTTGAAGCAGTAGATCTTTTAAAAGCTTGTGGTGAATTCAAGCAAGAAGTTCAAATTCATTATTATCTATCAATCGTATTTTACCTATTAGGTGATCCTGAAAAGCAATTAGAACATTGTCAAACTTCTTATGACAGAGCTGTAGAGATTGGAGATGAACAAGGTCAGGCTAACGCCTTAAATGGTTTGGGTACCTGTTACTATACCAACGGTCAAAACAAAGAGGCTATTGATGCTTTAAAGAAAGGTTTAATCCTTGCTGAAAAAGTAAATGATATCAACCTATTAGGTAGAATCAATGATGGTTTAGGTAATTCATATTTGAATCTTGAGCAATACGAAGAGGCATTAAAGTACATGAATGTTGCACTGAGTTTCGTTGAGAAAACGGGTGTTAAACAAACCTTGTCTTATGCGCATGATGGTATTGGAGAGATCTATACTAAACTGGGCAACTATCCTAAAGCACTTGAACATTTCAATAAATCCTATCAGTACAGACAAGAGATGGGATTCAAGGATGGAATGGGGATCAATAAATTACACATGGCTCATTCATATCAATTGGCCGGTGACAATTTATCTGCAGTACAGAGTTATAAGGATGCATTGCTAATTGGTGAGGAATTAGAATCTAAAGAACTCATCTTTAAATCACATAAAGGGCTTTCTGAATTGTACGAAGATATGGGTAACCTTACCCTATTTGTTAAACATTTCAAAGCTTACCATTCAGCTCAGCAAGATTTCATTACTGAGAAAGAAGGTAAAAAAATCAAAGCTTTTGAGCTTAAAGGTAGATTAGATCAAATTCAAAAAGAGAAAGAAGCTCTTGAGAAGAAAAATGATGAATTAGAATCTTACTTCAATGATGTTCAAATTCTGAGTAAAATAGGTCATGAGATTACCTCTACCCTAGATATTGAGCGTATTTTCCAAATTATATATGAGCGCATCAATTCATTGATGGACGCCACAGGAGTATACATTGGAATTTGCAATGTGGAGGAAAACAAACTACAGGTTGAGCTTGCTATCAACGAAGATAAAAGAGATGAATACTTTGAATACTCTTTGGATGAAGACAGGCTTTCAAATGTGGTAGCTAAAAGTGGAACTCCTATTCACATCAATGATTATGATAAAGAGGTAAAGAACTATTTACCTAATGGTGAAGCTATTATTCATGCCAAACCGGTTTCAGTAGTTATTTTGCCTTTAATGGTGAAGGAAGAAATTTTGGGAATTCTTTATGCTCAAAGTTTCAATAAAAATGCCTTCTCACAACATCACTTTAACTTGTTACAATCATTTGCCAGTTACATTGCTATTGCATTGGATAATGCCATGCTTTATGAGCAAATGGATGCTAAAGTTAAATCTAGAACCGACGAACTAGAAATCACATACAAAAACTCTGAGCTTTTAAATAAAATTGGTCAGGAACTAATATCAACGCTTGACTTTGAGGATGTATTTGAGAAATTATATCACAATGTTAATCAATTGATGGACGCTACAGTCTTTGGTGTTAGGTTGTATGAAAAAGAAAAAGGACAGGTAAATTATCTGTATGAATATGAAAGAGGTGAAAGACATGGTGAGATTATAGTACCAATAACCAACTTGAACAATTATTCAGTTTGGTGTATTGTAAACAACAAAGAAGTTTTCATCAATGACAATACAGTTGACTACAAAAATTATGTAGAAGAAGTAATGGTTGTTGAAGGTGACTTCCCCTACTCCCTTATCTTCTACCCATTAAGAGATGGTGATGAAGTTTTAGGATGTATCAGTGTTCAGAGTTTTGAAAAGAACGCCTATTCACAATATCATTTATCTATTGTAAAAACATTGGCTCAATACACAGTTCTTGCCCTTAAAAACGCAAGAAGCTATGAGTTAATGGAAGAAAAGGTGAATGAACGAACAGCTGAAATCACTAAAACCTATGAGAACACTAAAGTTTTAAGTGAAATAGGTAAAAATATTACATCTCAGCTTTCTATTGAAAACATTTTAAACATAGCCTATGACAGCATCAATGAAATGATGGATGCTGAAGGTTTTGGTATTGGGATATTGAATAAAGAAGAAGATAGTCTTTACTTCCCTACTTATATTGAAAGTGGTGAAAGATTAGATGCTGCTTATTACTCTTTAAATGAGGAGAACAGGTTAGCTAGTATCTGTTTTAATAAAGATGAAGAAATCATCATTAACGATTTTGAAAATGATGCGGCTAAATGGATCAAGAATTATGTAGCTCCAAAAATTGGAAGATCCGTTAATTCATTGATTTATCTCCCACTTTATTCAAAAGGAAAGAAAATCGGTGTTATCACGGTTCAAAGTTTTAAAAATAATTCATACTCAGAATATGAAGTTAACATGCTCCGCTCCATTGGTGTGTATTCAGCTATAGCACTGGATAATGCCAAGCTTTATGAAAATATGGAGGAAATTGTTAAGGAACGTACAGCTGAAATTATTGAGCAAAAGGAAGAAATTGAACAATCTTATCAAAATACAAGATTGATCTCTCAAATCAATAAAGATATTGCTCAAAGTATTACTATTCCTCAGTTAATTGATAGTGTTTATGAAAACATTAACTCAATAATGGACGCAACTGGTTTTGGTATTGGTGTTTATTATGAGGAATTAGAAAGGATTAGAATGATCGGTTATATCGAGAAAGGTGAAAAATTACCTGATTTCGAATATGACGTAAAAGATGAAAGATTAGCTCCTTGGTGTTTCAATAATCAGCAAGAAATCTATATACAGGATTACGGTGTTGAATATGTGAATTACATTAAAGGAATACAGGCACCTGTTTCCGGTAAAGATTCAGCATCTATCATTTATTTACCTCTTTTCTCAAAAGAGAAGATTGTAGGTATTTTAACTGTTCAGAGTTTTGAGAAGTTCGCTTACACAGATTATGATATGGATATCCTTAGAGGATTGGCAGCCAATATCGGTTCAGCCATTGAAAATGCCATGTTATATGAAAACCTTGAAGAGAAGGTAAAAGAAAGAACTGCCGAAGTTGTTAAACAAAAAGAGCAGATTGAGAAGGCGTCTGAAAACACTAGATTAATTAGTGAGATCGGTAAAGAAATAGCTGCCGAGCTTAACTCTCAGGATATTATAACTAAGGTATATGAGCGTATCAACAGCATCATGGATGCAAGTGTGTTTGGTATTGCAACTTATAAACCTGAAAACAATCACCTGGTGTTCTCTGGAGCAATGGAAAAAGGTGTTCAGTTAGATGATTTCAGTTATTCAGTGGATGATGAAAGAATCGCCAATCTTTGTTACAAGAAGTCACAGGAGATCATCATTAATGACTGGTCCAATGATTACAAAAAATATGTAAGTGGTGATTATCAAGTATCTGCAGGTGAAAAACCTGAGTCAATGATTTATATGCCTTTATTGTCAAAGGATAAGAAGATTGGGGTAATTACCGTTCAAAGTTTTGAGAAGGATGTGTATAGTGATTACCATCTGGATATTTTAAGAACATTATCCCTATATATAGCTAGTGCATTGGAAAATGCTAGTTTATACATGGACATGGAGAACCGTGTTAAAGAACGTACTGCCGAAATTGAAAAGGCTTATCAAGACACTAAATTATTGTCTCAAATCTCAAAGGCAATAGTTGAGTCTCTTGAGGTTGAAACAATTATAAGTAGCGTTTATGAGCATGTAAACTCTTTATTAGATGCCACTTGCTTTGGTATTGGGATTTATGATGATAAGTCAAGAAAAATAGCTTTCCCTGGATTTATTGAAAACGGAAAGAGAATGGATGATGTCGTTTATAGCGTAGACGAAGATTTTCTAGCATCTAACTGTTTCAATAAAAAAGAAGAAATCTTTATCAAAGATTATAACAAGGAGTTCAATCAATTCTTAGATGATGATGCAGAGATAGTTTCAGGTGATGAAACAAACTCAATCATCTATCTTCCTTTACAAGCTAATGATAGAGAAATTGGTGTAATGACTGTACAGAGTTATAAATCTAACGCTTACACTGAATATCACATGGATCTCCTAAGAAGCTTAGCCACTACAGTTGCTACAGCACTTGATAACGCCATGTTGTATGAAAACTTGGAGGAAAAAGTAAGAGAACGTACACTTGAATTATCTCATCAAAAAGAGATTATTGAAGAGAAAAACAAGCATATTACTGATTCAATTAGATATGCCAAACGTATTCAAGATGCCACACTTCCAAGTGTGAGTTTGGTTCGAAGCTATTTACCTGAATCATTTGTATTGTTTAAACCAAAAGATATTGTATCAGGTGATTTTTACTGGGTTGAACATGTCAATGACACTGTATTATTTGCTGTTGTAGACTGCACAGGACATGGTGTTCCGGGTGCATTCTTAAGTTTGATTGGACACAACAGTTTAAATCAAATTGTAAACGAACTTGGTATTTACAAACCTGCTGAAATATTGTATGAATTAGATAAGATTGTATACAATACACTTCAAAATGATTTGGAAAAAACCAATATCAAAGATGGAATGGATATGGCCATCTGCTCTCTAAATCTAAAAACTAGAGAATTAGAATTCGCCGGAGCTTATAATCCGCTTTACTTGATCAGAGATAACGAATTGCAAGAAATCAAAGGTGATAAACTTGCCATTGGTTCAGGTCAGGAAGATGAAAGATATGACAATTGCGAAATGGTGCTTGAAGAAGGTGATAGAATCTATTTATTCTCTGATGGTTACGCAGATCAGTTTGGAGGACCAAAAGGAAAGAAATTCAAATATTCTCAATTCAAAGAATTATTGGTTCAAATCAACCAAAAACCAATGGAAGAGCAACACAAGTTGTTGAATCATTACATTGAAGCATGGCAAGGTGATTTAGAGCAGTTGGATGATGTCTGTGTTATTGGAGTACGTGTGTAG
- a CDS encoding CRTAC1 family protein yields the protein MSRIRIVFIVLFFLPLLSANAQDFDMKKELARLSKLDTFPDNYGFTNSMAIPQYKMKIANTSLAAQKQQLYYELSWQYLFAGYPDSALVCMDNIPYQVWINARKNNPNYDKEFMMGLAYMRKGEQQNCQDNHNSFSCIMPLNEQAQHIKKEGSEKAIEMFKLVLDRSPDHYTARWLMNVAYMTLGKYPDEVPQEYYIDFQKFPQDSTTPYFQNIAGELGVNTLTFYGGTVVEDFNNDGFLDIFTSSGDLKTNVELYLADGKGGFHRHTDHAGLKGITGGGNLTHADYNNDGYADIYVIRGGWLGPKIGRYHPNSLLRNNGDGTFTDVTEEVGLLAYYPSHTASFADFNNDGWLDLFVGNENGYSQLFQNNNGEFKDVSARVGMYVSAFVKGSYWGDYDNDGYQDLYISVSRGDNLLFHNEGPNESGEFKFINKAEEAGVKSPYFSFPTFFFDFNNDGFLDIFCASYPSDVARLAHQYITDTVNIQYSSLYINQQNGTFKDIAVDANLNRSIEAMGLNFGDIDNDGWLDFYVGTGFPAYEALIPNLMFRNNNGEHFLEVYQSGFSHLQKGHGIGFGDMDNDGDQDLYVSLGGFMESDQFWNMFLVNPGNDNNWITLDLEGVTSNKDGIGAQITVITTNGKEHRGIHRRVTPGGSFGSSSLQQEIGLGKCDETVYIKVYWPASNTFQEFTNVEVDKTYKIVEGKKKLKELKRTEIEFNLTGGQEHHHHH from the coding sequence ATGAGCAGAATTCGTATTGTCTTTATAGTTTTATTCTTCTTGCCGTTATTGAGCGCTAACGCTCAGGATTTTGATATGAAGAAAGAATTAGCTCGTCTTTCCAAACTAGATACTTTTCCTGACAATTATGGCTTTACCAATTCAATGGCCATTCCTCAATACAAGATGAAAATTGCAAACACTTCATTGGCTGCGCAAAAGCAACAATTGTATTATGAATTGAGTTGGCAATATTTATTTGCAGGATATCCGGATAGTGCATTGGTATGTATGGATAATATTCCATATCAGGTTTGGATCAATGCCCGAAAAAACAATCCCAATTATGACAAAGAATTCATGATGGGACTGGCTTACATGCGAAAAGGTGAACAACAAAATTGCCAGGACAATCACAATTCATTCTCTTGCATAATGCCTTTGAATGAGCAGGCACAACACATTAAAAAAGAAGGTTCTGAAAAAGCTATTGAAATGTTTAAACTGGTATTGGATCGCAGTCCTGATCATTATACCGCCAGATGGTTGATGAATGTAGCTTATATGACTCTAGGAAAGTATCCGGATGAAGTTCCGCAAGAGTATTATATTGATTTTCAAAAGTTTCCTCAAGATTCCACCACGCCTTATTTTCAAAACATTGCCGGAGAATTAGGTGTGAATACGCTTACTTTTTATGGGGGAACTGTAGTAGAAGACTTCAATAATGATGGCTTTTTAGACATTTTTACCAGTTCCGGAGATTTAAAAACCAATGTTGAATTATACCTGGCAGATGGTAAAGGAGGTTTTCACCGTCATACTGATCATGCAGGTTTAAAAGGTATTACTGGCGGAGGAAATCTAACTCATGCAGATTATAACAATGACGGATATGCCGATATTTATGTCATCAGAGGAGGTTGGTTAGGCCCTAAAATTGGCAGATATCATCCTAACTCTTTACTTAGAAACAATGGTGACGGAACTTTTACAGATGTGACAGAAGAAGTTGGATTATTGGCCTACTACCCTAGTCATACCGCTTCATTTGCTGACTTTAACAATGATGGTTGGTTGGATTTGTTTGTGGGAAATGAAAATGGTTATTCTCAGTTATTCCAAAACAATAATGGTGAATTCAAAGATGTTAGTGCAAGAGTTGGGATGTATGTTTCGGCTTTTGTAAAAGGATCATACTGGGGAGATTATGACAATGATGGCTATCAGGATCTTTACATTTCAGTTTCCAGAGGAGATAATTTATTGTTCCATAATGAAGGCCCCAACGAGTCAGGAGAATTCAAATTCATTAACAAGGCAGAAGAAGCAGGAGTGAAATCGCCTTATTTTAGTTTTCCTACCTTCTTTTTTGACTTTAATAATGACGGTTTTCTGGATATATTTTGTGCAAGCTACCCTTCTGATGTCGCACGACTGGCGCATCAATACATTACAGATACAGTAAATATCCAGTATTCCTCACTGTATATCAATCAACAAAACGGAACATTTAAAGATATTGCTGTTGATGCCAATTTGAACAGATCAATTGAAGCCATGGGGTTAAACTTTGGAGACATTGACAATGACGGTTGGTTGGATTTTTATGTAGGAACCGGTTTTCCTGCTTATGAAGCACTTATTCCAAACTTGATGTTCAGAAACAACAATGGAGAGCATTTTTTAGAAGTCTACCAGTCAGGATTTAGTCATTTACAAAAAGGACACGGAATTGGTTTTGGAGATATGGATAATGATGGTGATCAGGATCTGTATGTCAGTTTAGGAGGTTTTATGGAATCTGACCAATTTTGGAACATGTTTTTAGTAAATCCAGGTAATGACAACAATTGGATTACTTTGGATTTAGAAGGTGTTACATCCAACAAAGATGGGATTGGTGCACAAATCACAGTAATAACAACAAATGGTAAAGAACATAGAGGCATACACCGTAGAGTGACTCCAGGAGGTAGCTTTGGATCATCAAGCTTACAACAAGAAATTGGACTGGGAAAATGTGATGAAACTGTTTACATAAAAGTCTATTGGCCTGCATCTAATACATTTCAAGAATTTACGAATGTAGAAGTTGACAAAACCTATAAGATTGTTGAAGGCAAAAAGAAATTAAAAGAATTAAAAAGAACAGAAATTGAATTTAATTTAACCGGTGGACAAGAACACCACCATCATCATTAA
- a CDS encoding RHS repeat domain-containing protein: MKNLTLVTILIISLSAYSQNHDKKSIRFIFESVHDHLGNKDINSKRVQLFSKKNELLYEADLYEGNELDEQFFFYDKEGKLLRDHRIFSKEHESGDYRMTYDAKGNLIEETNVDDIEEVLERKVMTYNVKNQMITKKVSYLHKTTGESITESDFSYTYDDNGELVSRTGYENEKPDVIVTYKYSKKAGEESEAKYDAKDQLQEKWTKKYNEKGQLISDVHTLYEPNKAPVSKTIDFTYDEFGHVLTEVLTKSNSTIKKEIIFNYVYDEYGNWLERTEKKIMGAKHSMGVSLKREIEYYEDTEYHHPPMELDHTFNYVMRDGKEVKALEETHVRINNNFGEKEWVVRRNGSTLYVVDEYHFENNQLVRINHLNNEHTNNAYTTFTYEGKNVTEKITYSHNGEMNERTFNEYDDQDKIVKKEQHFESATTNPVSEEIVQEYHYNDAGKMTEIDMLEYGTDYKITLEYNDKGQLVKRSEVSKDKDEDKMVIEYTYDSNGKLATLSKFNGNSKKPYDKAVYKYDASGEMIQSAHYKNDKLTSEVDYIYFE; encoded by the coding sequence ATGAAAAACCTTACACTAGTTACCATTCTCATTATCAGCTTATCTGCTTACTCGCAGAATCATGACAAGAAATCTATCAGATTCATTTTTGAGTCAGTTCATGACCATTTAGGGAACAAAGACATCAACTCAAAAAGGGTACAATTATTCAGTAAAAAAAATGAATTATTGTATGAAGCTGATTTGTACGAGGGAAATGAATTAGATGAGCAGTTTTTCTTTTATGACAAAGAAGGTAAGCTATTGAGAGATCACAGAATCTTTTCAAAAGAGCATGAATCTGGTGATTACAGAATGACTTATGACGCCAAAGGTAATTTGATTGAAGAAACCAATGTTGATGATATTGAAGAGGTGTTGGAACGCAAAGTAATGACGTACAATGTTAAAAACCAGATGATCACCAAAAAGGTTTCTTACTTGCACAAAACCACTGGTGAATCAATAACAGAAAGTGATTTTAGCTATACCTATGATGATAATGGTGAATTGGTTTCAAGAACCGGTTATGAAAATGAAAAACCTGATGTAATTGTTACTTATAAGTACAGCAAAAAAGCAGGAGAGGAGTCTGAAGCTAAGTATGACGCTAAAGATCAATTACAAGAAAAATGGACCAAAAAGTACAATGAAAAAGGTCAGTTAATTAGTGATGTTCACACATTATATGAGCCTAACAAGGCTCCTGTTTCTAAAACAATTGATTTTACTTATGATGAGTTTGGTCACGTTTTAACTGAGGTTTTAACCAAGAGCAATAGCACCATTAAAAAGGAGATCATTTTTAATTATGTGTATGATGAATATGGTAACTGGTTAGAAAGAACTGAGAAAAAGATAATGGGTGCCAAACACAGTATGGGTGTAAGTTTAAAAAGAGAAATTGAGTACTATGAAGACACTGAGTATCATCATCCGCCAATGGAACTGGACCATACATTTAACTATGTAATGAGAGATGGTAAAGAAGTAAAAGCTTTGGAAGAAACGCATGTAAGAATTAATAACAACTTCGGTGAAAAAGAATGGGTGGTTAGAAGAAATGGTTCAACATTGTATGTAGTAGATGAGTATCATTTTGAAAATAATCAACTGGTACGTATCAATCACCTGAACAATGAGCATACCAATAATGCTTATACAACTTTTACTTATGAAGGAAAGAATGTAACTGAAAAGATTACTTATTCTCACAACGGTGAAATGAATGAGCGCACTTTTAATGAATATGATGACCAAGACAAGATTGTAAAAAAGGAGCAACATTTTGAAAGTGCTACTACCAATCCTGTTTCAGAAGAAATTGTACAAGAGTATCACTACAATGATGCCGGAAAAATGACTGAAATTGACATGTTGGAATATGGAACGGATTATAAAATCACACTTGAATACAATGATAAAGGACAATTAGTTAAAAGAAGTGAAGTTTCTAAGGACAAGGATGAAGACAAAATGGTGATTGAATATACTTATGATAGCAATGGTAAATTAGCCACCTTGTCTAAATTCAATGGAAATAGTAAAAAACCCTATGATAAAGCCGTTTACAAGTATGATGCAAGCGGTGAGATGATTCAATCTGCTCATTATAAAAATGACAAATTGACTTCAGAAGTTGATTATATATATTTTGAGTAA
- a CDS encoding GIY-YIG nuclease family protein, translating to MHYVYLLQCANGSIYTGCTNNLENRLKRHERGEVHYTSDKLPVEVITYICFKDKYKAYQFEKYLKSGSGIAFRQKRLV from the coding sequence ATGCATTACGTGTATTTACTACAATGTGCGAACGGTTCAATATATACCGGATGCACAAATAATCTTGAAAACAGATTAAAAAGGCATGAGAGAGGAGAAGTTCACTATACCTCGGATAAATTGCCAGTGGAAGTGATTACCTATATTTGTTTTAAAGACAAATACAAAGCTTATCAATTTGAAAAGTATCTTAAGTCGGGCTCTGGAATTGCCTTCAGACAAAAAAGATTGGTTTGA
- a CDS encoding NAD(P)-dependent oxidoreductase yields the protein MSKIKLAVIREGKVPPDKRVPLTPAQCVEVQQKFPNVEVIVQTSEVRAFKDEEYASLGLPVVEDISDCDILIGVKEVPIKDLIPNKKYMFFSHTFKEQPYNRDLLRAILDKKIQLIDYETLTDKNENRIIGFGRYAGIVGCYNGFLAYGAKTGLYQLKPANACEDRKELEAELKKVKLPAGTKIVATGFGRVGNGAREIFTSLGLKEVSPEDFLDQEFDEAVFTHLKAKHYYGRADGKPFDRLAFFESGEGHVSTFDRYLKEADMYIAAHYWDASSPFIISREDLKMNGLRTKVVADISCDIDGPVACTIRPSTIAKPIYGYNPSTESEVDPLADGAICVMAVDNLPCELPKDASEDFGGELINEVFPYLFGEDPDRIIERASETNLEGELMPDYSYLEDYVAGN from the coding sequence ATGTCTAAAATTAAACTAGCTGTAATTCGCGAAGGAAAAGTCCCCCCGGACAAAAGAGTTCCTTTAACCCCTGCTCAATGTGTTGAAGTACAACAAAAATTCCCCAATGTGGAAGTAATTGTGCAAACCTCTGAAGTAAGGGCTTTTAAAGATGAGGAATATGCTTCATTAGGATTACCGGTAGTTGAAGATATTTCTGATTGCGACATTCTTATCGGGGTAAAAGAAGTGCCAATCAAAGATTTAATCCCAAATAAAAAGTACATGTTCTTTTCACACACATTTAAAGAACAACCTTACAACAGGGATTTATTGCGTGCCATATTAGACAAGAAAATCCAGCTAATAGATTACGAAACTTTAACTGATAAAAATGAAAACCGAATCATTGGATTTGGTAGATATGCAGGAATTGTAGGATGTTACAATGGTTTTTTAGCTTACGGAGCAAAAACCGGTTTGTATCAATTAAAGCCTGCCAATGCATGTGAAGATCGTAAGGAGTTAGAAGCTGAATTAAAAAAGGTAAAATTACCTGCTGGAACTAAGATTGTAGCTACAGGATTTGGTAGAGTTGGAAATGGAGCCAGAGAAATTTTTACCAGCTTAGGTTTAAAAGAAGTAAGTCCTGAAGACTTTTTAGATCAAGAATTTGATGAAGCTGTTTTTACCCATTTAAAAGCAAAGCATTATTACGGCAGAGCAGATGGTAAACCATTTGACAGATTAGCATTCTTTGAAAGTGGTGAAGGCCATGTATCTACTTTTGACAGATATTTAAAAGAAGCGGACATGTATATTGCTGCACATTACTGGGATGCCAGTTCTCCTTTTATTATTTCAAGAGAAGACTTGAAGATGAATGGACTAAGAACAAAAGTGGTAGCAGACATTTCGTGTGACATTGATGGTCCGGTTGCTTGTACAATAAGACCCTCAACTATTGCTAAACCAATTTACGGTTATAATCCTTCAACTGAATCTGAAGTTGATCCTTTAGCAGATGGAGCGATTTGCGTGATGGCTGTAGATAATCTTCCGTGTGAATTACCCAAAGACGCATCAGAAGATTTTGGTGGCGAATTAATCAATGAAGTATTTCCTTATTTATTTGGAGAAGATCCGGATAGAATTATTGAAAGAGCTTCAGAAACTAATTTGGAAGGTGAATTAATGCCTGATTACAGTTACTTAGAAGATTATGTAGCTGGCAATTAA